The genomic DNA AAAACAACATCGGGCACCCACTGTTCACAAACAGCGGATAGGTGTTGATTAAAGGGCCTACGGCTTATAGTCCTCAtcagagaagacttgaaagtgcaACCATTTGCAGGCAGCAGTCAGTTATTTTTGAGACCCTAAGTGTTGGTCGGacgagatatgtccaggattgaccccaattagatgcacaccgatttcaataagcgtcacaaagtgtccccttgctcagttccccaacttcaacatcgtCCGTGCCTCAGAATACTGGAAAtgaacgtcacaaagtgtctcctaaatgctgctcctcaagtaaagatacacagctgcatttaccctgcTTAGGCTAAAAATAACacctaacctttacccttatcTTATCGTTGGAAAAGGGTAGCAAGTAGCAAGGCTTAGACTTTAAgtgacacttcgtgttggacaCAAAAATTGAGCGTGCATCTAATTGGGGTCAATCCTGGATATTAGTGGGTCcaccaactgagccacaggtCGTTGGTGTGTTCAGACagtgtatgttttcttttttctaaaatAAGTGATACCCTATTACCAACCTTACCAACAAAActagaaacaaatgaaaagataCAGTAACTTGGCCCTAGTTACGGTACTTAAGTAAGCAGTGTGCAGAGTTCCCTGACAACACTGACCCTGGAAATGCAAAACAAAGTGAACCAGCCCTAACAGACCAGTAAAACTATAGAGCATTAGACAGAGAGAAATCTacaagtgtcactcttaggtAAAAATTGGTTAACTTATTCAATACTAGTGCTAGGATGACCTCGCCATTTCATATATAACCCACACTTCAGATAATACATTTATTCCATTCAAACGTCTGAGTGTTGCTATCCATTTTTAAGATTTTTGGCAAACCTTGCCAAATGTTATCCTCTCTGAGAGTGCGAGGCAAACTTCCAATTAACTTTCGTggaatttattttgcatttccACTGATGAAGAAGCTGCTGGTTTCAACAAAACCACAAATTTTGAAGGGTATGATACTAAAATGTGGTGTTGTAACCAAAAACTCAAATTTCTTCTGGgtatgataaaaaaatatattacctGACACGAGGTTGCTTTCGATTTTGTCCTCTTGAAGCATCAGTAAACTCCACCTGTGGTTGTGCTCCCAAAACTGGTTCATATGTCACTTCTGACATGTCCAATCTGTACCTAATGCTTGGAACAAACCAGCCAAATCCTGACAAGCACTCTTGAGAATAATACCACAAATTGATAAATCCCTTATCATCCACTGTTACCATGGGAGAAACGTTGTTTGCAAAGCTTATCAGTATTATGGGATTCTGGTGTGATTTGAAAAGTTCAGCCTCCAAGTCTTGAGAAATTTTATGTGGTATCCCATTAGTTGGCTTGACAGGCGGGATGGACATAACAGATGATGCACTCCTGTACTTGACCCTAAGAATGTTGCCGTTATTTAAACCAACCATCAGATAACTTTCTTTCCCAAGAAGCGAAACCGAAGGATGAAAGGCCACAGCTGTTGCTTTACTCGCTGAATTACTGGATTCAGAAAAAGGACCCTCCGTAAAGATGAAATTGTTTGACGCAAGAGTTAGCGCAGGAAGCAAATCCGTGGGTTTAAAAACAAGATTTTGTTCAATTGGTTCAAAGGACTTAACGTCATAAGGTACTGATGTAGTGTTGCTGAGTGACCAAATGACAACAGACCCATGGTTATCAACACTGACAACCTGGGATTTGTCTAGGGACCATTGTAATTGCACGATAACTGTATTTCTCCCACGACTTGTTCTCAATATGCGTGGAGGGTGGGGCAGCAAATCCCAAATGAGAATGTCACCTTGAACTGTGCCTAATGCTATAAGGGAGTTGTCTGATGATACTGTGCTGCATGAAATACCTTTGTATCGCCTTGGCAATGGGAGAACAGAAATTTCAGCTGTGTTGCCCATCCAAAATTCAGATTCCTTGTTTTGAAAGTCAACTTGTTCTGGCAACAGACTTGCATCTGGAAGGTTATTGTATGGTGTGATGTCATGAAAGTGCAAAACTGTGCCATCAAAAGTATCTCTTTCTTCTAACTCCACAAGAACTGAGCCTTGTGGGGTATCTTTTGCAACAAAAGCTTGGCTGTGAGACCATACACTACCTTTTTTCCGTGCTTCTTTCTGGATTTGTAAGAGGGCATTGCTAAGCAGGGCATCCTTGTTCTGGGTGTCTTGTGATTGTGGCTGTAGACTAAGTGAATCCAGCATTAAACCATGCAACATGTCATTGGTTTGAATCCATAACTCCATTATTTCTTCAGCAGTTTCCCTGGCAGCCTCACGAATAACATCAGTCACAATACTTCGTTCAATGTCTAAACTCAACTGAAAGAGTTCTTCCTTTCTTCTATCAGCTTCTAGCACCTCAAGAAGACTTTCAGCAATATTTGCAGTGTCTCGCTGTTTCTTCCTTCTCGTATGACCTCGCTCGATATGATCCAAAACCTCGTCAACCCAGGATGCCACAAACTCCCGAATGAAGTACACGTCTTCAAGTTGCCAGGGTTCATATGATCCTATGCCCATTTCGCCTTTGTAAGGTTTTCTGATACTGGAACGTAACTCGTCCCTTTTTCGCAGTCCTTGAAGTTCTCTTTCGAACTCAGGTATTTTGTTCATCGTACTTTGAATTATTGCACTCGATCGTGAAGATGACGACGAAGTTTGGGttgtttttgattgttctttCTCGAGGTTAACGTGTAACCCCAACTTATTCTTCAAAGATAGCAACCTTGCTCTCTCATGAAGAATTTTCTgacgttctttctcaagttCAAGCTTCCTTGCTCGCCGTACGTCATCCATGTTCTCcaagaaatatataaatacccaaataaataaacaaataaataaataaatgttaaaaaCAATAACGGTGGAAGAGTTGTGAACTAACGgctgccatttttgtttttgagtcCCCCGGACAGCCACAGCACGGGTAAGTTAACAGGTACCCCAATCTGCAAACTTCacaaacaagaggctacgggtagcctacactttgttccaAGGAGTTTTAGCCGATTTCCTTTAAAGTTCAAAATGTTTCAGTGTTTAAAAATAGAACACAAACTGCAGTGACAAACATGAGAATAAAAAAGCGCATAACTGAAGTAATTTTTTAGcgacttaacgtttcgtatgtctcaacatacatcttcagaagtaacgtgGATGAAGTAAATCTGGATGAAACCACCGAGTTTTGTCTTGAAAAACTGTATGCTCTTCCTGACCCACCAACATTGCCTCGCCATGTTCTAAAAATTTTACTTGAATTTGCCACAAAGAAGAGCCATTTCGTCTTCGATCGTGAGTACTACGATTAGATCGACGGAGTGGCAATGGGCTCGCCTTTAGGTCCAGTGCTtgcaaacattttcatgtgccattttgaagagaaatgGAGGATCACTCAGAACAGTGCCCGTCCTACCATCTGGTTCAAATACATTGATGATGTCTTCACTTTATTTATACCAAGGACTCTGCCAACCAATTGTTACAGTTTTTAAATAATTGTCATAATAACATCAAATTCGCAATTGAATTTGAGGAAAATAGCCAAATCCATTTCCTCGATATTCTTCTTAAACATAATCAACACAATTTCTCTACATCTATTTTTGGCAAGAGAACTTTTACGGGTCTTTATTCCGAATGGGGCTCATTTGTGTTTGAATGCCACTAGTGATGTCACTGTCGAGTTGCCTGTAAAATTTATTGTCGTTAAGTTGACGTAAGCATTCGTTTACGACGCACATGTTCTTCCGACGAAACTTTCAATCTACGTTCTAATCAACTTATGCAATATCCCAACAAACAGGACTACAATCTCTCTTTCCTCAAACAAGAAATACGACGTGTTCACGCTATACAACGCGATACAGCTCTTAAGCCTAGCGCCAATTCCACTAGCATGTCGAGTCGTGTTCCTTTTGCTGTCACCTATAACCCTGCCCTTCGTTCTTTTCTATCTATCataaaaaataggtacgcattgcgtacgtgtggtaatgcagtaacttgacacagtgctttattccataactgtaaACTCAGCTGCgttactaaacccagaaagattgaagaaaaccaaaggggaatcgagaaacattggcttcgaggctgacatgaagttcaagttctttttcacagcaaattTAAGCCtgtactctgagcgtctgacagtttCCACGACAAAAGCCCACTGGAGTTAAACCCTGTCCGGAATATACGACTTGCtgccagaaacataggaccgaaaattctattttaacgctcaaaaatgcgaactaagcatggaacagattttgttagcctgctttatgcaaaacaactattgacgcaaaagtaaataaatatttatacaAAGTTTTTTGGAAGAGcacaaggaagtttttaggaagtgtcgatcgagaattaAAAAAAGTGCCATTAGCAataaaatttgcgacatgaaaacaacataaaaagttaccatcagcgaaaaacatttgggagatttttgctacgttcaatttttctattgttgtttaggctgcacaagtaaattgcaaaatcgaaagtgacatcgactTCAGCGGctgcctgtgatcaagttaccttgcatgtTACTAACAACTGGATACATCTGtggcaaaatgacggcaagacatggcattgttgttttgttagttagttttttcatagttaatagagggcaatggttatgaaacctgaCAAATTtcgttgttgtaggtttttgttctcttttttggccttaaccgtgcacaaaacacaatacttgtttactccgtactgaggaaccaaccaatagaaacgtgttggttacgtaattcatgcatagtgtatgagcccacgacaaaagattgtgcacgttcgtggactttccaacctaaatcttggcatttttgtttgcttctttgatgtttgccgaaattccaaaccagtcccctctgaTAActatggttttttttcttttaagtgttataaAAGTCGATAAGAAATGTCCGAATTCAactcaaagatcacaatcgtccaactcttgaggttgaccattctttctgcaaagtcaaaatttactctcctagacgaggttatttaaggtaattccatcgttttggaaatagaaactgctttattattcatcagcgtcacaaattcttgcgattttggggctcatttgttgaaattcaagctcgctttcaacagacctgtttattttcgtttttcacctagttattttccggtgcggctgttaaatgacatgaggatttgaaaaggcttttcagctttgttttcgcTCTCACCCAACACACAGGTGGCTTCCGCTTCTTCGTTTTTcatgcagattttttttaaaaataaaagtggagcgaaaaattgcgtgaataaattacaagcgaagaaagaggctatcagTGAAACCAACAgacacagactagccgatataatctatatgtttaccaatcagcaaaattaaagtAGTGTTGCCGAACGTACACTTAAACTCGATGACTTAAAAATTTCAACATATATGAAAACTAAGATGCGATTTTTTAATTCAGAAGAGCTCATCTTTTCTATCACCGGGCAAAATTTTTGAACACAGCGCTGTAGGGATTTCAACACAAACAAGCAGatgaaatctacatttttttgctgatcgatcgcaatgataaagataaaaatagttttctacTGTTTTTCTTTCCGTTGCGAGGAAATAACTGTTCAGGCAGTGCAGGCAGAGAAGTTGACCTGGtctttgagagtaaaaatattatggtcGACTGCTGAGTTTTTTCCTCGTTTATGAAAGTGACCTGCAGAATGTCTGTGGAATGTGAGCTTGCGTGACGATCTCCGTAGACGTTAAAAGAGTGATTTTGATTTAAGacattaaataatttaaatgtgTTAATAAATCTGTTAATTTGACAATAACGTACTCAAACAGTACTCAAAAAGGTGACAAGTGGGCCGCAAACAAACATCAATTGTTGTAATTCAAGTAAACCGTAGATTAGTTTAATAAATCATGCACGCGCTGCAGGCCTACAAatcttactcactcactcactcactcagacagacAGCCCCGAtaacatagtgtgtagtgcattATAAAGTGCAATATCACAAAAAAGCACTTTCACATTCGCGCTTCTTCCAAACGATGTACCGAAATATTCACATTACCACTCCTTATTGCTTTCAGACGTTCTAAAAAACGTTGACGACATACTTGTCAAATCGACATTACCTACCAacccaatatatatatatatacatttatctGTAATCTTATACCTAGTTTTCTTATGGcttatattttaatttaaaaaattgaaacgGCAAATCATTTAACTCCTTGAGGAAGTCAGGCCTCGCCTAACGAGATATTCATAAATCAAAAAATAGATATCCTCACAgacgtacaaccagccttgcattattattttattttaaatctacaaattatttgctggctagatctcccaagatccgaagcttccactttgttcagctggtcCTTGCATAAAAAATTGTCTTCAATTATGtgcgcattttgattggttctcccccatgatctattagaggacagacgcacagCTGACATCATCATCAAAAACATTTGATTCTTCATTACAATTATAAAACAAATGCATTCCACGCTGCCGCGTGCGAGTCAGTAACGGATTAAAgatgacatcaaaatgtggtatgAACAAAAgggtcactgatgttcttaacacattttgacgtcttctgtgatccaTTATAGGGAGCTTTAAGCACGCTCGTTTTTGacacgcggacggcaaccggaagtgagctctTTTCCCTTAAACtagtcttcacacaaccacatttatattttgatattgctaagtatcttttctccattagagatgattagtataaaaatctgggagacaccagtgtcctggcacgcgaaatgttcactttcggttgccgtctgcgtctcaaaaacgcgcttgcttaagctccctactgaaACAGGCGCACGGCAACTATTTGCTAACTAGAGGATTCATATGGTACGTGGAGAAGCAAAAGAAgtcaacctcattcccagggcttttcaccgccgGGAGTTTGAATCGTCTCGTTTGTCCACCGTCTCCGAGTTCATAGTCGTCGCTGTCGGAAGCGGCTGCCAGATTAAACAACCTGTTGCTTCGGGTGTCCCCGACCGCGTAGTCGATGGCCTCGGACGTGGTGGTGAACTGCACGATTTCTTGCCACCACCCCCCGAACATATACGAAGGTCCACGCGTCTCGCCGAACCGCGTCCACCACTGGAGGACGAATCCGTCGTCGATGCGGCACAGTTAGTATTCCAGCGTGTGCGGgcgaaagaaaggaaaggaactgaactttatttaagtgtctagtcgttctagcgctggagcactaattggggacaccgtaaactgaaattaacaattaaggcAAATCAAGtcagatgttggtttttgaggagaggggaaaccggagtacccgga from Montipora capricornis isolate CH-2021 chromosome 2, ASM3666992v2, whole genome shotgun sequence includes the following:
- the LOC138024667 gene encoding uncharacterized protein — translated: MDDVRRARKLELEKERQKILHERARLLSLKNKLGLHVNLEKEQSKTTQTSSSSSRSSAIIQSTMNKIPEFERELQGLRKRDELRSSIRKPYKGEMGIGSYEPWQLEDVYFIREFVASWVDEVLDHIERGHTRRKKQRDTANIAESLLEVLEADRRKEELFQLSLDIERSIVTDVIREAARETAEEIMELWIQTNDMLHGLMLDSLSLQPQSQDTQNKDALLSNALLQIQKEARKKGSVWSHSQAFVAKDTPQGSVLVELEERDTFDGTVLHFHDITPYNNLPDASLLPEQVDFQNKESEFWMGNTAEISVLPLPRRYKGISCSTVSSDNSLIALGTVQGDILIWDLLPHPPRILRTSRGRNTVIVQLQWSLDKSQVVSVDNHGSVVIWSLSNTTSVPYDVKSFEPIEQNLVFKPTDLLPALTLASNNFIFTEGPFSESSNSASKATAVAFHPSVSLLGKESYLMVGLNNGNILRVKYRSASSVMSIPPVKPTNGIPHKISQDLEAELFKSHQNPIILISFANNVSPMVTVDDKGFINLWYYSQECLSGFGWFVPSIRYRLDMSEVTYEPVLGAQPQVEFTDASRGQNRKQPRVRQETIQNRERVRKYINSLRLGKQWKTEEKDDKITHVYIPKSVPESGANFHCLTYHVSSGLLATYVTRTYRPVKVPCSRFVSCQVNSSGSKLVFMLLFPDADPKGAHVSFVTVKLEPSVVVSKNYINIPVGKNDYTKCLRNGLAFGLSRPIDATGSEYIVANINGNLTSISMTSGNEVMGRAERGGINIKKGLIPSASKVQVASMSNRLQFLLYSPGYNSAVLLQLTDSNTREQRMRTWRAFQKWALGSAQQNAERTLAPLQTIRRVRWTFDGHSDVHVECFMESLVYELIDDAIQTVDGPFSEDQRRTFHAENMEMPFLLKVIAQNPEENDPGTTPDISQA